One genomic region from Streptomyces sp. NBC_00457 encodes:
- a CDS encoding helix-turn-helix domain-containing protein: MTTSRAGPPMPARPVKLTRYQVVRRLTRAAAHSDAQLIAEAAVLAEGSAVLADLTGGVVCSTPDTAGPEGVRAAAHPRLHPHLTIRKMTGGVLVIRPGPASPVSRIDLIARTCVDLLRMRARVRRAEDTRHAEQRLHTAVLHLLLSGQPHLATDVLGTAATHATVFRLAGPQMHAAYQTHWRAAQPSVTSKAPRMLVCMEGTEVAVVALHGLGHDRHVARPYVARIVERHQLVGGVSDPLPLDMVATAWAEAGNARHGATPGCLASATFLGSHGLLRAVPADRLARWSAAVLTPLTREQHRTLEAYLRSGSAQAAAAVLDVSEGTVRARLRWIGTALAADLDNPTVQAQLLLALRAPVPSPQVSTSVRLVPDPPLPTDLLGPDDAHHWATALLRPLDKPLRIALRCWLQHRGRTAPAASELGLSRSTLTDRLSKCGRALSLDLSSATVRAELHLAAETIATPEDTPARLPRRGGRTYRGQLP; this comes from the coding sequence ATGACGACGAGCCGTGCCGGGCCGCCCATGCCTGCCCGCCCCGTGAAGCTGACCCGATACCAGGTGGTGCGACGACTCACCCGGGCAGCAGCCCACTCGGACGCCCAGCTCATTGCCGAAGCCGCAGTCCTGGCCGAGGGCTCGGCGGTCCTGGCGGACCTCACGGGCGGCGTCGTCTGCAGCACCCCAGACACCGCCGGACCTGAAGGGGTGCGTGCCGCCGCGCACCCCCGCCTGCACCCGCACCTGACGATCCGCAAGATGACCGGTGGCGTCCTCGTTATCCGTCCCGGCCCGGCATCGCCCGTATCGCGCATTGACCTGATCGCGCGGACCTGCGTCGATCTGCTCAGAATGCGGGCGCGGGTTCGCCGGGCGGAGGACACCCGCCACGCTGAGCAGAGACTGCACACCGCCGTCCTGCATCTCCTGCTGAGCGGCCAGCCCCATCTGGCGACCGACGTGCTGGGCACCGCCGCCACCCACGCGACGGTGTTCCGGCTGGCCGGTCCGCAGATGCATGCCGCCTATCAGACTCATTGGCGAGCAGCGCAGCCCAGCGTGACTTCCAAAGCCCCCCGCATGCTGGTGTGTATGGAGGGAACCGAGGTGGCGGTCGTCGCGCTCCACGGCCTCGGCCACGACCGCCACGTGGCCCGCCCTTACGTCGCGCGCATCGTAGAGCGCCATCAACTGGTCGGCGGCGTCTCGGACCCATTGCCGCTGGACATGGTCGCCACGGCATGGGCCGAGGCCGGCAACGCGCGGCACGGCGCAACTCCCGGCTGCCTGGCGTCCGCGACCTTCCTGGGTTCGCACGGGCTGCTCCGCGCCGTGCCCGCCGACCGGCTCGCCCGCTGGTCCGCCGCCGTCCTTACGCCCCTCACCCGCGAGCAGCACCGGACGCTGGAGGCATACCTGCGGTCGGGGTCCGCTCAGGCCGCCGCAGCAGTGCTCGACGTGTCCGAAGGCACGGTTCGTGCACGCCTGCGCTGGATCGGCACTGCCCTGGCTGCCGACCTGGACAACCCCACCGTGCAGGCACAACTCCTGCTGGCGTTGCGGGCCCCGGTACCTTCCCCACAAGTCAGCACATCCGTACGCCTTGTTCCCGACCCCCCGCTGCCCACCGATCTACTCGGCCCCGACGACGCCCATCACTGGGCTACCGCCCTCCTCAGACCTCTGGACAAGCCGCTGCGTATCGCCCTTCGCTGCTGGCTCCAACACCGCGGCCGCACAGCGCCCGCTGCCTCCGAGCTAGGCCTGAGCCGCAGTACGCTCACCGACCGGCTCAGCAAGTGCGGCAGGGCACTATCCCTGGATCTGTCGTCCGCGACCGTGCGGGCCGAACTCCACCTGGCCGCCGAGACGATCGCGACCCCCGAGGACACCCCGGCCCGGTTGCCGCGGCGAGGAGGCAGAACCTACCGGGGACAACTGCCCTGA
- a CDS encoding SAM-dependent methyltransferase → MTEPTRPHQPIDTSVAHSARVWNYWLGGKDHYPADQAAGDAYSSKYPNIVPFAKESRDFLRRTTAFLAKAGIRQFIDLGAGLPTSNNTHEVAQRISPDCRVVYIDHDPIVLLHVHALLTSTPEGATAYVQADMRDTDAVLTGAAKTLDRTQPTALVINDVLGHIEDWTEARGLVRRLVEQLPPGSYLSLSHSTAADQEHQAVQDEYNSSGAIPYIFREPSVAVELFEGTELVEPGFTSWPRWRPDANTGTLTDRAGWGGVARIR, encoded by the coding sequence ATGACCGAACCGACTCGCCCGCATCAGCCGATCGACACGTCCGTCGCGCACAGTGCGCGCGTCTGGAACTACTGGCTGGGCGGAAAAGACCACTACCCCGCCGACCAGGCCGCCGGTGACGCCTACAGCAGCAAGTACCCCAACATCGTCCCGTTCGCCAAGGAATCGCGGGACTTCCTCCGACGTACCACCGCCTTCCTCGCCAAGGCAGGGATCCGGCAGTTCATCGACCTGGGTGCCGGGCTGCCGACCAGTAACAACACTCACGAAGTCGCACAGCGGATCTCGCCCGACTGCCGCGTGGTCTACATCGACCACGACCCGATCGTGCTGCTGCACGTCCATGCGCTGCTCACCAGCACCCCCGAGGGCGCCACCGCCTATGTGCAGGCGGACATGCGCGACACGGACGCCGTCTTAACCGGCGCGGCCAAGACGCTGGACAGGACCCAGCCCACTGCCCTGGTCATCAACGACGTGCTGGGCCACATCGAGGACTGGACCGAAGCCAGGGGTCTGGTGCGCCGGCTGGTCGAGCAGCTTCCCCCAGGCAGCTACCTGTCACTGAGCCACTCCACCGCCGCAGACCAGGAACACCAAGCGGTGCAGGACGAGTACAACAGCTCCGGTGCGATCCCCTACATCTTCCGGGAGCCGTCGGTGGCCGTCGAACTCTTCGAAGGCACCGAACTGGTCGAACCCGGGTTCACGAGCTGGCCGCGCTGGCGCCCCGACGCGAACACCGGCACGCTCACCGACCGCGCGGGCTGGGGCGGGGTCGCACGGATCCGATGA
- a CDS encoding helix-turn-helix domain-containing protein encodes MARARSGRTVAHLVLATRLKTLREAAGMSRGEAAHALGAHTATVRRIEQAETSLDEGQVHALLTAYGAGTAEIEAFLGQLAAANLPGWWHPWRSVMDSWQLDLMSVESAARIIRVWEPALVPALLRTPSYARAVENVRRPDLSPADKDRRTELLIERQKRLRHQDTRIWAIMSAAALHTSVGDEDVMAEQRQALRAAVERPDVTLQIHPLDGRCHPMTGMPTVTLYRVDVPEIPDHVVREGDLRGTAEVLNSLHAVSAYHLLMDHTCVIAPHPNESKDVLT; translated from the coding sequence GTGGCTCGCGCAAGGTCTGGAAGGACCGTCGCGCACCTGGTTCTAGCCACCCGGCTCAAAACGTTGCGTGAGGCGGCCGGGATGTCCCGGGGCGAGGCCGCCCATGCACTTGGGGCCCACACCGCAACAGTGCGCCGCATTGAGCAGGCCGAGACCTCCCTGGACGAAGGTCAGGTCCATGCCCTGCTCACGGCGTACGGCGCGGGCACGGCCGAAATCGAAGCGTTCCTCGGGCAGCTCGCGGCTGCCAACCTCCCCGGGTGGTGGCATCCGTGGCGGTCTGTCATGGACTCATGGCAGCTGGACCTCATGAGCGTGGAATCCGCGGCCCGGATCATCCGCGTGTGGGAGCCGGCCCTCGTCCCTGCCCTGCTACGTACGCCGTCCTATGCCCGCGCCGTCGAAAACGTCCGCAGACCTGACCTGTCCCCCGCGGACAAGGACCGACGGACTGAGCTGCTCATAGAACGCCAGAAGCGGTTGCGTCACCAGGACACCCGCATCTGGGCCATCATGTCCGCCGCGGCGCTGCATACGTCCGTAGGCGACGAAGATGTGATGGCCGAGCAGCGGCAGGCACTGAGGGCAGCCGTCGAGCGCCCCGATGTGACCTTGCAGATTCACCCACTCGACGGTCGTTGCCACCCCATGACCGGCATGCCGACCGTGACCCTGTACCGGGTCGACGTACCGGAGATCCCCGACCACGTAGTCCGTGAAGGAGATCTCCGCGGAACAGCCGAAGTCTTGAACAGCCTGCACGCGGTGTCAGCATATCACTTGTTGATGGACCACACCTGCGTCATCGCACCCCATCCCAACGAATCGAAAGACGTACTGACATGA